Sequence from the Terriglobales bacterium genome:
CGTCTCCATCCATTCGACCATGACACCAGGCCTCTCATGCCGGCGTGTCTACTTTGACACACTCGACCAATCCGACCCACGGCACCCCCGCTCATCCGGCTCCTAACTGACAGAAAACAAAGTATGTCAGGCGTGGTATGCGCCCTGCACTAGGTCAAGGCATGTGGCTCACGCTCATCGCCGCCATCACCACGGAGCCGCTGCCGGTAGAACCGGCGGCGATTCCCGACAGTTCGCTGGTGACTTACACCCTGTTCGGGTGCGTGGCGGCGATGGCGCTGTTCACCGCGGCCTACGCGTACGGCACGCGGCCGAAAGAGCATCGGCTGCGCGTGGTGCGCCGGCCGCGGTGAACCAGCACAACGGACGGAGGCAGGGACATGGATCAGATGGTGACGATGACGACGCTCTCGGCGGCGCTGGCGCTCTCAGTGGCGCTCGCGCTGCTGATCGAGGAGCTGGTGTTCGGCGGATTGTTCCGGCTGTTCTTCGGGGAGCGCCCGCCGCTGGACGCGCCGGTGGCGGTGAAGAAGGACGTGGACCTGGTGAACCGCGCGCGGCATTCGGGACTGTAGGAGATCGGCCGGCCGGAGCCGGCGCAGGAGGCGGTGATGTTGGCGTTGAAGTATTCGCTGTTCGTGTTCGCGCTCGGGCTGCTGCTGTACGCGGCCGGGCTGGTGCTGCTCGACCTCTACCGCCGGCTGCAGACGCGCGCCCTCCCGGAAGGCGGCGACGCCGCGCCGGCGGGGTCCGATGCGCTGCGCTGGCGCATGGCCGCGTTCGTCGCCGCGCTCGCGGCGCTTCCCTTTCTGCTGGCGTCGGCCATCACGGTGGTGCCGAGCGGGCAGGCGGGCGTCCGCGTCAGCCAGGTCTCCGGCGTGAAGAAAGGGACGCTCTATCCCGGCGCCCACCTGGTGACGCCGCTGGTGGATGAGGTCGTCACCTTCGACACGCGCGAGCGCGTCTTCACCACCGGGGAGGCGCTCGCGCCCGCGCAGAAGGGCGAGGTCGTCGAAGCGCGGCCGCAGGCGTTGACGGTGCAGTCGCTCGAAGGACTGCAGCTCGGACTCGCGGTCACGGTGCGCTACCGGCTCGATCCGGCGCGGTTGGACCACGTGCAAGCGGACCTGCCGCAGCCGGTCGAGCGCGAACTGGTGGCGCCCGTGATCGCGGGGACGTGGCGCGAGCTCACCCCCAACTACACCGTGCGCGAGATCTTCTCCAACAAGCGCGAGGAGGTGCGGCAGCGCGCCGCCGAGCTGATCCGCCGGCGGCTCGAGCCCGACGGCATCCTGGTGAAGGAGGTGATGCTGCGCGACGTCCAGCTGCCCCCGGAGTACGCCCGCGGCCTGGAGACCTTCCTGCTGAAGGAGCAGGAGAACGACCGCAAGGGCGTGGAGACGGAGATCGCCGCCAAGGAAGTGAAGCTCTCGGAGCTGCGGGCGGAGTCGCAAAAGGTGGCGCAGGTGAAATACGCCGAGGCGCAGGCGCAGGTGCGCGTGCTGCAGGCCAAGGCGGAGTCCGACGCCATGACCTACACGCTCCCGCTCAAGCAGAAGCAGATCGAGCAGTCGCGGCTGGAGGCCGAGGCCCACAAGGAAGCGACCGTCAAGAACGCTGAGGCGCAGGCCCAGGCCAAGGTCATCGACAGCAAGGCGGAGCAGGAGCGGCGCAACCTGCTGGCGCAGGCGGAGGCGAACCGCATCCGCGTGACGGCGGCGGCCGACGCCGAGCGCATGCAGAGCGAGGCTGCCGTGCTGAAGCAGAATCCGCTGCTCATCAACAAGATCGTCGCCGAGCGGCTGAGCGACAAGCTGCAGATCATGATGGTCCCGGCCGACGGCAAGTTCTTCTTCGCCAACGACGTGCTGCGCTCGATGAACGTGAACCACGTCGCCGATCCGAACGAGCACTAAGGAGGACGGGTGAGCGCGGAGCGAGCGCCGGATCGCGCGAGCGCAGCGCGAGGGGCGACGCAGCCGAGCTGAGCGCGCAGCGCGAGGCGAGTAGCGTTGCGGCGACCCTCGAAGAAACGAGTTTCGCCGGCAAATCCAACCGGCTGGCCTGTCCCGTCGCTACAGGTCCAGCCGGTGCCGGCGGAGAAAGACCCGCGGAGGAGCCGGTGAGAAGCGCAGCGTATAATCCGCGTCATCCCGCGATGCCCACGCTCCTGAACTGGCTCCGCCTCACCAGCCGCCGCTTCCCTGCGCTGGTGCTCTTGTTTTTGAGCGTGTGCGCGGCCGCGGCCGACTGGAGCCAGCCGGCACAGCAGCTCGCGCGCAAGATCAGCAACCAGACCGGGCCGGGCGCGGTCGCCATCAGCTTCAAGAACGCCTCCAGCCTGGGCGCCGGCGAGATGAGCGAGGCGCGCCGCGCGCTCGAGCAGTCGCTGCGCGCCGCGGGGCTGCGCTTCGTCCCGGCAGACCAGGCCGCCGCGCTCGTCAACGTCACGTTCTCCGAGAACGCGGCAGGCTACCTCTGGGTCGCGCAGATCCGCGCCGCCGCCGGCGAGGACAGCGTGGCCATGGTCACGGCGCCGCGGGCGAGCGCGCAGGTGGTGGCGCGGCCGAACGCCAGCGTCGTGGTGCGCAAGCAGCTGCTGTGGCTGCAGCCGGAGCCCATCCTCGACGTCGCCGCGCTCGGCGATTCCCACCTCGCGGTGCTGGGGACGGAGCGCGTCCTGCTGCTCAAGAAGAGCGGCGTGCGCTGGGAGCGCGAGCAGGAGCTGGGCATCGAGCACGCCAAGCCGTGGCCGCGCGACGTCCGCGGACGCCTGGCCCCGCGGCGCGAGCGCTTGTTCGACGTTTTTCTCCCTGGCGTGCTGTGCGCCAGCTCGGCGAAGTCGCCCATCACGCTGACGTGCCGCGCGAGCGACGAGCCGTGGCCGTTGACCGTGGGCGACCAGCCGCCGCAGTACGCCTTCTACGGCGCCCAGCGAAATTTTTTCAACGGCGGCATCCGCCCGGGATTCGGCGAGACGCGCGGCGTCGCGCCCTTCTTCTCCGCCGCCGGGCTGCCGCGCGGCAACTACACCCTGTGGCTCTTCGCCGGCGTGGACGGCAACCTGCGCGTGACCGACGGCGCCGGCGAGCGCGTGATCGGGCCGCGCGGCTGGGGGTCGGACGTAGCGGCGGTGATGAGCGGATGCGTCGGGCCGCAGGCGCTCATCACGGCGGCCGGCGATTCGCGCGTGCCGGATTCGGTGGTCGCGCTCGACGTGCCCGACCGCGAGCCGATGGCCGCGAGCCTGCCGCTGGAGTTCTCCGGGCCGGTGACCGCGCTGTGGAGCGCGGCCGATGGCGCGAGCGCCGTCGCGGTGTCTAAGGATCTGAAGACGGGACAATATGAGGCTTACTCGCTCACGCTGGCTTGTCAGTAGCGCGCTCCTCTTCGTCGCGCTGGCGGCGCGGGCGGAGACGCGCCCGCACTACGGCGGCACGCTGCGCATCGAGACGCAGCAGGCGATCACCGCGGTGCCCGCCGACGCGGACGGCGGCGCCAGCCCCCTGAGCCGGCAGATCGCGCGCTTGCTCTTCGACGACCAGCGCGGAGCGAAGGCCGGCAGCGGCCCCTTCAAGATCACCGAGTTCGTCGCGGGCAAGAAGCTGACGCTGACGGCGAACGACGACTTTCGGCAGGGCCGCCCGTATCTCGACTCCATCGAGATCCTGATGGGGCGCTCGCCGCGCGAGCAGCGCGTCGACTTCCAACTCGGCCGCGCCGACGTGATCGACGTGCCCGTCGACGGGCTGCGGCGCGCGGCGCAAGAGGGCGTGCCGGTGGTGGCGTCGGCGCCGATCGAGCTGGTGGCCATCGTCTTCAGCGCGAACGGCGCGGGCGGCGACAGCGAGAGTGGCGCGAAGGTGCGCGAGGCCATCTCGCTCTCCGCCGACCGCGCGGCCATCTTCAACGTGCTGACCGGACGGCAGGGCGAGCCCACGGCCGCGCTGGTGCCGAACTGGATCTCCGGCTACGGCTTCCTGTTCGACACCGGACAGAACACGACACGCGCGAAGCAGCTCGCGGTCGAGGCCGGGCGCGCGAAGCCGCTCACGCTGGCCTACGACCCGCAGGATGGGTTGGCGAAATCCATCGCGGAGCGCGTGTCGCTCGATGCGCGCGCGGCCGGGCTGGTGGTGCTGCCGAGCCCGGCGGTGGGCGCGCCCGATGCGCGGGTGGTTCGCATCCTGATTCCGTACGAGGATCCGCGCGACGTGCTCGCGTGGCTTCCCGCGATGCTGGGCGGAAAGGCACCGACGGCGCAGAGTCCCGAAGAGCAGTTCGCGGCCGAGAAGCGGTTGCGCGACGAGCTGCGCGTCGTGCCGCTGCTGCACCTGCCGGTGGCGAACGGCCTGGCGCCCCGCGTGAAGGACTGGAACCGGACGAAGTCGGGCGCGTGGTCGCTGGAGAGCGTCTGGCTGGAGCAGCGGCCGTGAAGTTCCGCCGGCGCCTGCTGCTGCTGATCACCCTCGTCATCTTCGTGGCGGTCGGCGGCGTGTCGGCGGTGGTGTGGTCGCTGGTGCGGCAGAGTTTCGCGCGCGCCGACCGCGAGCGCGCGGGCGCGCTGGTGGCGCAGTTCCAGCGCGAGTTCCAGCGGCGCGGCGACGAGGTCGCGCGCCGCGTCGAAGGCGTGGCGGCGAGCGAGAGCGTCGCGCGCATGGCGGTGGAGTTCGCGCGCACCGGCGACGCCTCGCTCTACGTCAACGAGGCGCAGGCGGCGGCGCGCACCCAGCAGCTCGACTTCCTCGAGTTCGTCACCGCCGACGGCGCCATCCTCTCGTCGGCGCAGTGGCCCGCGCGCTTCGGCTACAAGGAGCCCGCCGCCTCCGAAGTCGGGCGCGCGCCCTTCCTCAAGCGCGAAGAGCTGCCCGAAGGCTGGGCGCTGGGCCTGTTCGCGGTGCGCCAGGTCACGCTCGGCGAGAAGCCGCTGTACGTCGTCGGCGGGCAGCGCATCGACAGGGATTTCCTGGGGACGCTCGTGCTGCCGGCGGGCATTCGCGTGCTGCTGTACCCGCTGCCGCCGGAGAAGTTCGACGCCAAGGCGCTGACCGATGCGAACGGCCCGGTGACCAACGCGCAGCGGCTCGCGCCGCTCATCGCCCGCGTGCACTCCGAGAAGAAAGAAGCGACCGAGGTGGTGGCGTGGTCGGCGGACCCGGCGGAGAGCGAGACGGTGCACGCCATCCCGCTCACCGGCGCCGATAATCAGCCCCTCGGCGTGCTGCTGATCGGCACCTCGCGCAAGCCGTACGTCGAACTGGAGCGCCACATCGGCTCGGTGGCGATGCTCGCGGCGGGCGCCGGCATCGTGCTCGCCATCCTGGTGAGCGGCTGGGCGGCGGGACGCGTCACGCGCCCGGTG
This genomic interval carries:
- a CDS encoding ATP-binding protein produces the protein MKFRRRLLLLITLVIFVAVGGVSAVVWSLVRQSFARADRERAGALVAQFQREFQRRGDEVARRVEGVAASESVARMAVEFARTGDASLYVNEAQAAARTQQLDFLEFVTADGAILSSAQWPARFGYKEPAASEVGRAPFLKREELPEGWALGLFAVRQVTLGEKPLYVVGGQRIDRDFLGTLVLPAGIRVLLYPLPPEKFDAKALTDANGPVTNAQRLAPLIARVHSEKKEATEVVAWSADPAESETVHAIPLTGADNQPLGVLLIGTSRKPYVELERHIGSVAMLAAGAGIVLAILVSGWAAGRVTRPVEQVAEAARAVAAGRWETQVEVTSRDDVGELAENFNRMTRELVAQRDRALQAERVAAWRELARRLAHELKNPLFPLQITIENLKRARQLSPEQFDEVFRESTQTLLAELGNLKEIVGRFSDFSKMPQPHFQPTDVNDLVRRAVKIFEPQWTAAGRPQIAGRMELNDALPHIAADPELLHRAVSNLILNAMDAMPQGGTLTVRTGARDGSVLIEVSDTGSGLTKEECERLFTPYYTSKQHGTGLGLAIVQSVVTDHKGRIAVESAPGKGSTFRIELPASTEYRVPSAER
- a CDS encoding SPFH domain-containing protein, producing MLALKYSLFVFALGLLLYAAGLVLLDLYRRLQTRALPEGGDAAPAGSDALRWRMAAFVAALAALPFLLASAITVVPSGQAGVRVSQVSGVKKGTLYPGAHLVTPLVDEVVTFDTRERVFTTGEALAPAQKGEVVEARPQALTVQSLEGLQLGLAVTVRYRLDPARLDHVQADLPQPVERELVAPVIAGTWRELTPNYTVREIFSNKREEVRQRAAELIRRRLEPDGILVKEVMLRDVQLPPEYARGLETFLLKEQENDRKGVETEIAAKEVKLSELRAESQKVAQVKYAEAQAQVRVLQAKAESDAMTYTLPLKQKQIEQSRLEAEAHKEATVKNAEAQAQAKVIDSKAEQERRNLLAQAEANRIRVTAAADAERMQSEAAVLKQNPLLINKIVAERLSDKLQIMMVPADGKFFFANDVLRSMNVNHVADPNEH
- a CDS encoding ABC transporter substrate-binding protein encodes the protein MRLTRSRWLVSSALLFVALAARAETRPHYGGTLRIETQQAITAVPADADGGASPLSRQIARLLFDDQRGAKAGSGPFKITEFVAGKKLTLTANDDFRQGRPYLDSIEILMGRSPREQRVDFQLGRADVIDVPVDGLRRAAQEGVPVVASAPIELVAIVFSANGAGGDSESGAKVREAISLSADRAAIFNVLTGRQGEPTAALVPNWISGYGFLFDTGQNTTRAKQLAVEAGRAKPLTLAYDPQDGLAKSIAERVSLDARAAGLVVLPSPAVGAPDARVVRILIPYEDPRDVLAWLPAMLGGKAPTAQSPEEQFAAEKRLRDELRVVPLLHLPVANGLAPRVKDWNRTKSGAWSLESVWLEQRP